The Eurosta solidaginis isolate ZX-2024a chromosome 4, ASM4086904v1, whole genome shotgun sequence genome includes a window with the following:
- the LOC137250517 gene encoding glycine-rich selenoprotein-like isoform X1 codes for MVYIESDGRVLEFRPWSIERILEIFTGIWFVLVTFFKTLMTPFMSNDGVSGSSDRRRGGWSSGGGGGGGGGGYGPGGGGGRGDSGGFNQGLWPNRRIGRVNTSTSCNMPGGGCGL; via the exons ATGGTATATATTGAAAGTG ATGGTCGCGTTTTGGAGTTTCGGCCATGGAGCATAGAAcggattttagaaatttttacagGCATTTGGTTTGTGCTAGTCACTTT CTTTAAAACGTTAATGACACCATTCATGTCTAATGATGGTGTGAGTGGTAGCAGTGACAGACGTCGCGGCGGTTGGAGctctggtggtggtggtggcggtggCGGTGGCGGTTATGGTCCGGGAGGTGGTGGAGGACGTGGCGATAGTGGTGGTTTCAATCAAGGCCTCTGGCCAAATCGGCGTATAGGACGTGTGAATACATCAACGAGTTGTAATATGCCGGGTGGTGGATGTGGCCTTTAA
- the LOC137250517 gene encoding glycine-rich selenoprotein-like isoform X2: protein MVYIENGRVLEFRPWSIERILEIFTGIWFVLVTFFKTLMTPFMSNDGVSGSSDRRRGGWSSGGGGGGGGGGYGPGGGGGRGDSGGFNQGLWPNRRIGRVNTSTSCNMPGGGCGL, encoded by the exons ATGGTATATATTGAAA ATGGTCGCGTTTTGGAGTTTCGGCCATGGAGCATAGAAcggattttagaaatttttacagGCATTTGGTTTGTGCTAGTCACTTT CTTTAAAACGTTAATGACACCATTCATGTCTAATGATGGTGTGAGTGGTAGCAGTGACAGACGTCGCGGCGGTTGGAGctctggtggtggtggtggcggtggCGGTGGCGGTTATGGTCCGGGAGGTGGTGGAGGACGTGGCGATAGTGGTGGTTTCAATCAAGGCCTCTGGCCAAATCGGCGTATAGGACGTGTGAATACATCAACGAGTTGTAATATGCCGGGTGGTGGATGTGGCCTTTAA